The genomic window TTACCGGCGCGCGCGAGGCGGGAGCGGTACGGCTCAAGGAGGGGATGGAGCGCGAACTCTCCGAGCTCGCCATGAAACATGCCGTCTTTGAGACCTCCTTCGAGAAAAGCGCGGAACCCAGGTCCTTCGGCTTCGAGCGGGCCGAGTTCCTCTTCTCCCCGAACCCGGGCGAGCCGGCCAGGCCGATCGTGAAGGTCGCCTCGGGGGGCGAACTCTCACGCCTCATGCTCGCGCTCAAACAGCTCCACCCCGACTCCGAGGTGCCGACCCTGATCTTCGACGAGGTGGATACCGGCATAGGCGGGGCGACCTCGGCGCTCGTAGGTGAAAAACTGAAGCGCGTGGCGCGCGAACAGCAGGTGCTTGCCATCACCCATCTCCCGCAGGTGGCCGCCTTCGCGGACCAGCACCTGAAGGTGGAGAAGGGTGTGGAGCACGGTAGGACCGCCACCAGCGTCCAACTCCTGGAAGGAGAGGAACGGGTGGCCGAGGTGGCGCGCATGCTTTCAGGCGCGCGCGTCACCGACAAGACCCTGGAACACGCCAGGGAGATGATTCAGGAGGCGGCAAGATGATCAGAAAGGCCAGAATCGGCGACGTAAAGGACATTCAGAAACTGTTGACCAACTTCGCGAGCCGCGGAGAGATGCTCTCTCGCTCGCTTTCCGAGCTATACGAGGCGCTGCGCGACTTCTACGTTTTCGAGGAGGACGGGCAACTGCTAGGTACCTCGGCGCTGCACATCGTCTGGGAAGACCTGGCAGAAGTGCGCTCCGTGGCGGTTGCCGAAAGCGTCGGACGCCGCGGCATCGGGAGCCAGGTGGTGGGCGCCTGCATCGACGAGGCGAGATCGCTCGGTTTGAAGCGCCTCTTCTGCCTCACCTACAAGCCCGATTTCTTCGCAAAGTTCGGCTTCAAGGTGGCCGACAAGTCCGAGCTCCCGCACAAGGTGTGGGGTGACTGCATCAAGTGCGTGAAGTTCCCGGACTGCGACGAGATCGCCATGATACTGGAGCTTTGATGGAACTCACCCGGCATGCAGAGACGGTGGA from Geomonas ferrireducens includes these protein-coding regions:
- a CDS encoding N-acetyltransferase; translated protein: MIRKARIGDVKDIQKLLTNFASRGEMLSRSLSELYEALRDFYVFEEDGQLLGTSALHIVWEDLAEVRSVAVAESVGRRGIGSQVVGACIDEARSLGLKRLFCLTYKPDFFAKFGFKVADKSELPHKVWGDCIKCVKFPDCDEIAMILEL